GCCACATTACGCCGCGCGCGCGACCACGGCGGAAATGTGCGGGTGCAGGCGACGCAACCGCACATCCGCCGCGTGATGGAATTGACCGGGCTCTCACGCGTGTTCCGTCTCACGACGGGAGAATTGACGGCGAGCGCGCCTGCGGCCTGATTGAAATCGGACTCAGCGATCGCTGTGCAGCTGTCGCTGGATCTGATACCAACTGTGTGGGGTGATCCCCGAATCGCCACGAAACGGATAGTCGAGTTCGGCGACGAGCACAAGAATCAGGGCGATCGCGGCCGTGAGCGCCACGGTCATCAAGATTTGGATCTTGATGTTCTCAAGCCCGAAAAGATACGTGAAGCCGATCGTTATCGCCGCGAAGGCGAATAACGTGCACCATAGGATACCCGGAATCCCCGTCTCGTTATCGTGAAGCCGTTGCCGGCGCGCGTCCAGGAGCGCGTCGGCCCGGTCGAGCGCCTTCGCCTGTACGGCCTGCTGAGCCGCGTTTCGCGGTGCGAACGTCGCCACTTGGTGCAACACGTCGTGCGAGATCTGTTGCGCCTCCGGACTCCAAGCCCCGTGCTGCATCGCCGGCCATTCGTCGTAGATCATCACGTTGATGTAGCGATCGAGTTCGCTCTTG
This DNA window, taken from Candidatus Eremiobacteraceae bacterium, encodes the following:
- a CDS encoding DUF4239 domain-containing protein; the protein is MNGAAVLWIYSMPTWLFSVLLIGGMSGIAALGHWAVRRIVPARDIIKNNDVAGFILGIIGTAYAVLLSFVVVGVWQQYEMSDNVTSSEAAAASDLHRLADTLPAPIGPKLKSELDRYINVMIYDEWPAMQHGAWSPEAQQISHDVLHQVATFAPRNAAQQAVQAKALDRADALLDARRQRLHDNETGIPGILWCTLFAFAAITIGFTYLFGLENIKIQILMTVALTAAIALILVLVAELDYPFRGDSGITPHSWYQIQRQLHSDR